In the Desertifilum tharense IPPAS B-1220 genome, one interval contains:
- a CDS encoding DegT/DnrJ/EryC1/StrS aminotransferase family protein, producing the protein MLTTSTVPFVDLSIAHQPIQAELDAAIAQVLRQGDFIMGKALAEFEAAFAQACQTQLAVGVACGTDAIALGLKACGIQPGDEILLPANTFIATLIGVLHAGATPVLVDCAPDTALIDLNAAKAAITSKTRAIVPVHLYGQMVSPQALLELAQAHSLLIFEDAAQAHLAQRDGYTAGSVGTAAAFSFYPSKNLGAFGDGGIVCTAQAEVAAKMRSLRNYGAPRKYYHTELGTNSRLDTLQAAILNVKLPHLNAWNQSRNQAAQHYDSGLAAFGDRGIVPIQNRSGTGHVYHLYVIRVLDDCPINRDTLQQKLEEQGIQTGIHYPIPCHLQPAYQNLGFKAGDFPQAEQLCQQILSLPMFPGITLQQIQQAIAAIGLAIGEN; encoded by the coding sequence ACTTCTACCGTTCCGTTTGTCGATCTGTCCATTGCTCACCAACCCATCCAGGCCGAACTGGATGCCGCCATTGCTCAAGTTTTGCGCCAAGGCGATTTTATTATGGGCAAGGCTTTAGCCGAATTTGAAGCTGCTTTTGCTCAGGCGTGCCAAACGCAACTGGCGGTAGGAGTCGCTTGCGGAACAGATGCGATCGCGCTCGGCTTAAAAGCGTGTGGCATTCAACCGGGCGATGAGATTCTGTTGCCTGCCAATACCTTTATTGCCACCCTGATTGGCGTCCTCCATGCGGGCGCTACCCCGGTGCTAGTCGATTGCGCCCCAGACACGGCTCTGATTGACCTGAATGCGGCCAAAGCTGCCATTACCTCAAAAACGAGAGCCATTGTCCCCGTGCATCTCTACGGGCAAATGGTCTCGCCTCAAGCCCTATTAGAATTAGCCCAAGCCCATTCTCTGTTGATTTTTGAGGATGCGGCCCAAGCTCACCTCGCCCAACGAGACGGATACACGGCTGGATCGGTGGGAACGGCGGCTGCTTTTAGCTTTTATCCCAGTAAAAATTTAGGAGCCTTTGGCGATGGTGGCATCGTCTGTACCGCCCAAGCAGAAGTCGCCGCCAAAATGCGATCGCTCCGCAACTACGGCGCACCCCGCAAGTATTACCACACCGAACTCGGTACCAATAGCCGCCTTGATACCCTGCAAGCGGCAATTCTCAACGTCAAACTCCCCCATCTGAACGCCTGGAATCAGTCGCGCAACCAAGCCGCTCAACATTACGATAGCGGACTTGCCGCTTTTGGCGATCGCGGGATTGTCCCGATCCAAAATCGCAGCGGTACGGGTCACGTTTATCACCTCTATGTGATTCGCGTCCTTGACGATTGCCCCATAAATCGCGACACTTTACAACAAAAGCTAGAAGAACAGGGCATTCAAACAGGGATTCACTACCCAATCCCCTGTCACCTACAACCCGCCTATCAAAATCTTGGGTTTAAAGCTGGAGATTTCCCCCAAGCCGAGCAACTGTGCCAGCAAATTCTTTCTCTCCCCATGTTTCCCGGCATAACTTTACAACAAATTCAACAAGCGATCGCCGCAATTGGGTTAGCCATCGGTGAAAATTAG
- the crtB gene encoding cyanoexosortase B, with translation MTTEKLKRNFPLTEQTLLLSAIAFLLLALYAPVLVHWYDGWLNKSISIEHEYFSHGLIGIPFAAYIAWTKRHRWQQLANRSHLLGGILIGLGGIFYLSGLPHFVNLSFPAILSGICLWLKGIPGFRLMGFPLLLVFLATPTDVPYLIEPYALPLQSFIANIAGFILSSLGMDVTVEQIYLFVGGRVVEVAPHCAGLKMLFTSLYVSLMLLYWSGAIASRRKTSLLLGGAALISVTANIIRNTLLTYFHGTGNAALFDWLHESWGGDLYSAGMLGLIVVLLNVIDREDEEWDDEAEADKLESEQS, from the coding sequence ATGACAACTGAAAAACTCAAACGTAATTTTCCCCTAACGGAGCAAACCCTGCTCTTAAGCGCGATCGCCTTTTTATTGCTCGCGTTGTATGCCCCCGTCCTCGTCCATTGGTACGACGGCTGGCTGAATAAAAGTATTAGCATCGAACACGAATACTTTAGTCATGGGCTAATTGGCATTCCCTTTGCAGCCTATATTGCTTGGACAAAACGCCATCGCTGGCAGCAATTAGCCAACCGCTCTCACCTCCTGGGCGGGATACTAATTGGGTTAGGGGGGATATTTTACCTCAGCGGACTGCCCCACTTTGTAAACCTCTCCTTTCCCGCCATTTTGAGTGGGATTTGTTTGTGGCTCAAAGGCATACCCGGATTTAGGCTCATGGGGTTTCCCTTATTGCTGGTCTTTCTGGCGACGCCCACCGATGTTCCCTACTTAATTGAACCCTACGCCCTTCCCCTGCAAAGCTTCATTGCCAACATCGCCGGATTTATCCTATCGAGCTTGGGGATGGATGTCACCGTCGAGCAGATTTATCTATTTGTCGGCGGTCGAGTCGTAGAAGTAGCCCCCCACTGTGCGGGGTTAAAAATGTTATTTACCAGCCTCTATGTCAGCTTAATGCTGTTGTATTGGTCGGGCGCGATCGCCTCTCGTCGTAAAACCAGCTTACTCCTCGGTGGAGCCGCCTTAATTAGCGTCACCGCCAACATTATCCGCAATACCCTCTTAACCTACTTCCACGGAACGGGCAACGCCGCCCTATTTGACTGGTTGCATGAAAGTTGGGGAGGCGATCTGTATTCAGCGGGAATGCTCGGTTTAATTGTGGTACTGCTCAACGTTATCGATCGCGAAGATGAAGAGTGGGACGACGAAGCGGAAGCAGACAAATTAGAGTCAGAGCAATCATGA